A genome region from Natronosalvus rutilus includes the following:
- a CDS encoding DUF7529 family protein — protein MPKPDDDSVGIRARTPAATQAWKRTLKDMQAIAEERRSEGWEMTTLPAIQTSVLSKADGSEDRFGLIHVLADNHADTFRAAYEKGSFPRSEAYRNTVDGFVYLVTELLDPDSETGILIASQYDLHLARGMIASAIDEGKLQTRVKLIDGTELAMATHEDVSAFVPDLGHIKAQIGVEDEQDEQDEHED, from the coding sequence ATGCCAAAACCGGATGACGATTCAGTCGGGATTCGAGCTCGTACCCCGGCGGCGACACAGGCCTGGAAGCGAACGCTCAAGGACATGCAAGCGATCGCCGAGGAGCGACGGTCCGAAGGGTGGGAGATGACGACACTTCCAGCGATTCAGACGTCCGTATTGTCGAAAGCTGACGGGAGCGAGGATCGGTTCGGACTCATTCACGTGCTGGCAGATAATCACGCCGATACGTTTCGAGCGGCCTACGAGAAGGGGTCGTTCCCGAGGAGCGAGGCCTACCGGAACACGGTCGACGGCTTCGTCTATCTCGTCACCGAGTTGCTCGATCCGGACTCCGAGACTGGTATTCTCATTGCGAGTCAGTACGACCTCCACCTCGCTCGCGGAATGATCGCCTCGGCGATCGACGAGGGCAAACTACAGACCCGGGTCAAACTCATCGACGGGACCGAACTCGCGATGGCGACGCACGAGGACGTCAGCGCGTTCGTCCCGGATCTCGGACATATCAAGGCCCAGATCGGTGTTGAGGACGAGCAGGACGAACAGGACGAGCACGAAGACTAA
- a CDS encoding DUF7555 family protein: MTRLESVQWRLLALVCADAISYVFAVVVVATLTAVPISLAVGGGFGGAKVVLFFAGFLLLAYATVRLWPNSPEEVSGRSTDAADAIGMSVSPTGSNETRFQRFARALPPARWIEPPPPDRELSSAGKLFWSSLGVLLISYLMETVFGVV; this comes from the coding sequence ATGACCCGGCTCGAATCTGTGCAGTGGCGCCTGCTTGCACTCGTCTGTGCAGACGCGATATCGTACGTGTTCGCCGTCGTCGTCGTGGCGACCCTCACAGCAGTCCCGATCAGTCTCGCCGTCGGTGGCGGGTTCGGCGGGGCCAAGGTCGTCCTGTTTTTCGCCGGATTCCTGTTGCTCGCGTACGCGACCGTTCGCCTCTGGCCGAACTCGCCCGAGGAGGTGTCCGGTCGATCGACGGACGCGGCGGATGCAATCGGGATGTCGGTATCACCGACAGGATCGAACGAGACCCGCTTCCAGCGGTTCGCTCGAGCGCTTCCACCCGCTCGCTGGATCGAGCCGCCGCCGCCGGATCGAGAACTCTCGTCTGCGGGAAAGCTCTTCTGGAGCAGCCTGGGGGTCCTGCTGATCTCGTATCTGATGGAGACGGTGTTCGGCGTCGTCTAG